In Saccharomyces eubayanus strain FM1318 chromosome II, whole genome shotgun sequence, the genomic stretch TTCGTGACAGACTCCAAAAGCTTCGGGAATCTTTTGATCATTGGCGATGCCATGCAGggttttcaatttattgGTTTTGACGCAGAACCATATAGAATGATTTCATTGGGTAGAAGTATATCGAAATTTCAAACAATGTCGCTAGAATTTTTAGTCAATGGAGGTGATATATACTTTTCAGCGACTGATGCCGATAGGAATGTACATGTACTAAAATACGCGCCAGATGAGCCAAATTCCCTATCAGGCCAACGGTTAGTTCATTGTTCTAGTTTCACACTGCATTCCGTTAATAGTTGCATGATGTTATTACCAAAAAATGAGGAATTTGGCTCTGCTCAAGTTCCATCGTTTCAGAATGTAGGTGGACAAGTCGACGGATCTGTATTCAAGCTAGTTCCTTTAAGCGAAGAAACATACAGAAGATTGTATTTGATTCAGCAACAGATCATTGACCGAGAATTACAGTTAGGTGGACTAAATCCTCGTATGGAAAGATTGGCCAATGATTTCTATCAGATGGGTCACGCAATGAGGCCTATGCTTGACTTCAACGTTATACGAAGATTCAGCGGGCTAGCTATTGATAGAAGAAGGAATACCGCTCAAAAAGCAGGACGACAGGCACATTTTGAAGCATGGAGAGATATCataaatattgaattttcaTTAAGGTCTTTGTGCCGGAACAAGTGATGAAAGTAACACTTAATCAAATATATACGTACGTACACTAGTGGGTAATCAAAATAGCATGAGTTCGTGAAACAACGACAGGTATTAGAATACTAGATCTGTAACAATAAACTATTGAACTTTTTCAGCACTCTTTTAACCTGACGGGGGATGAGTGAAAAAAACGGCGTACGTAACCTTTTGTAgctgaaaaatacaaataaGTGCGGTTTATAAACAATGGAAGAGCCCATACGCTGCACTTTACCACCATTGCAAAGAAGATATATACAACTGtgccaaagaaaactatTACTGAAATATGTCGACTAAAAAGAGACCTAGGAAGACAGTAAAGAAAACTGTATCGTTTTCTGACGATACAACTTTGACTACGCATCAAAATcatgagaaaaagaatatagaTCACGATCGTCCGCCTGTATATGTAAGAAAGACACCTCTAATGACTTTTCCATATCACTTGATACTACTGCTCTATTActatgtttttatttcttctgaCTACAATACAGTGAAGCTTTTAAGCCTTTTAATACCTGCACAAATTGGATATCtaattttccaattcaatAAATGTACGGTTTATGGTaataaaattatcaaaattaGCTATTCATTGTCTTTGATTTGCCTGGGTGCCACATTTCTGTTGAGTTTTCCTGCAATGTTATTAACCGTTCTATTTGGTGCACCATTGATGGATTTATTGTGGGAAACTTGGTTATTGTCGTTGcattttgctttcttaGCATATCCTGCAGTTTATTCAGTGTTCAATTGTGACTTTAAGGTGGGCTTATGGAAGAAGTATTTCATATTTATTGTTGTAGGTGGTTGGATTAGTTGTATCGTAATTCCTTTGGATTGGGATAGAGACTGGCAGAATTGGCCAACCCCGATTGTTATTGGAGGGTATTTAGGTGCTTTAGTCGGCTATACTATTGGTGCTTACATATAATATTCATAACCCAGATTTGTACATGAAAACATACAAGTATGATGGAAGCAATATACACTAATTCCTCTTACAACGAGGAATTTCTCGCAACGAATGACAGCTATCTTTAATTTGTCAGTCTTAGATAGCCACTTAAAAACGTATACACAAAGACATGTATGTGAACAAGGCAACAGTTATAACTTACCACCTTATATCTCAATCCATAGTTAAATTAAAAACAATAGGTCTTTAACCTTATTTTCATTACTTAGTAAATTTGGCTATTCATATACTACTGAAGACACACAACAACAACGTTAAATAAATTGCAGCCGCTGTTTTTGCAGCAGCatcctttcttcttttgaattcttggTTTATCCAttctttataaaaaataatacaaatcTTTAGATCAAAAATACATGTTATAAAAGTCTCGAActctttttgctttatttGAGCTATATTTAACTGCGAATagcttcaaaaatttcactgAAGTTTTCCTTGGTTAAACCGAAATTCTCCAAATTGGCCTCATCATCAACAGTGGTCGTAGTACCTGTACCTCCATTAAAtactttattattttttctttgctcGTAAAAATCTGTTTTAATCAAAGACTCAgaaattttattcaattcaTGATTTATCTTAATTAGTTGATCAGTAGATATATTACTGAATCCGTTATTGGTAGAGTTGTTTGAATTAGTTACAGGCAAGGTCTTGCtttcttctaattttttgatatatttRGAAATTATCTCAATTTTAGTTATTAGATTTTCGATCAACCTATTCTGTTTTTTACAGTTTTTAGTGTAATCGTTTAACAACATTGCaattttgttgataatCAAATGAATAACgttcttattcttaattctCTTATTATTGTCGTTGTTACTGTGGTTACTGTCTGTTTGATCTGTGtagttttccttttcattgttCACCGCTTCAGAAGACTCAAACGATCTTTGGTATAACGCTAACAGCATCAAGACCAGAGTTTGCAGAACCGCAATAGATTTATTGATGAAGGTGAATTCATGACCGGcaaatttgatatttgcTAAGTTTGAGAAAACGAAGAATAGAGTCTCTCTTGACAATTCCAAAAAGTCATCTAAAATTTCGTTGAATTTCTCACAGCTCTTTAACGTTTCAAACTGTAgtaaaagataaaaattcaaatataACATCGAATTTCTATAAATTAAAGAATccataatattattgattATCGAAGAAGTTGTTAAGCATCTCTGGCTAACTTCGATATTCTTGGTTTTTATAACTTTTATAAGCTGTACAATCTTATCAATAGATAGCCGTTGATCTTTACTTTGtaaatatttcatcaagTTCACTTCGAAATCAATCAATTCGAAATCGTTATTCAGTAACGGATCAATAATTGGAGTGGAGTTTGTAAATGGTTCAGATATTAACAATGGTAACTCGCCTAAAAATAGATGCCTCCAGCAgtaatttttgaatatgaAATTCCAAACCAAAATATGTGATTGATTCTGAGTCTCGTGGTTTAATGACAGTAGACATGCCATATgcatatcttcatcatagTCAATCGtgttggaagatgaagatgatgtaGTTATCACTGATTGGTAATATTTCCATAGGGAAATAAATCGTAAGGTGTCCATATTGCACATTGATCTtttatcaatttcaaatctaaGCATTGTCAAATTTGCCTTCAACAAAGGTAAGTaatcaaataaaatattgaagaGTTGCAAATGCCCATCATCTCTCAGAGGAATCAACACCGTGGAGTTCAATGattcaaataaaattaAGAGACAAAGGGTTATGAATCCCAAGTTTATTAATTGGTCATTGTTCAAACATACGATTTGAAACACCGTTTCAAAGTCATTAGAACTTGCCTTTCTCATGGCGTTTGATGGAAATATTTGCTCAATTATTGGTAGCAGTCGCTTTGGCTTTAAGATTGGCAATATCGAACTCGTTTCAGTAACCGTTGATAAATACTTATTGATGAGGTTCTGTGTAACAGACTGTGAAGGAAATTTTAACAACTGCGATATACTGTTGTTATCCTTCGCGTTATTATGGTTTGCTAAAGAATCTTGCAAAGACTCATTGAAttgtttttcaatcaaCGTATTGAATTCACTGAAAAACTTGAATAGGAAAGGATCGCGTTCAATCAAGTACtggatttggaaaatggaGTTTTTGTTAATATTCTTTGGTAACAGCCACAAATTTTCACTATTGTCTCGCGTAACCACAGTATTAAATACGTTAAATACCTTATTCATATCCAAAAACTGAGGATCCAAATCTTTGAACTCGTTGAgatgaaattttctttcatcgtTAGCAACCATTTTATCTTCTCCGTCTGTAGTATCGTCTTCGctcaatttccttttcttaaTGGTCAAGAACTCTTCTTGGTCTTGATTTGATAGCGAAGATTGATTTTGCGGCGAAGGATCTTGCGGCGAGGGATCTTGCTTAATATCAAGATTTATCCCTGAGATCTTCTTACCTGTAATATCCTGCAATTCTAATAGCCTTCctttcaagaaattcaTTTCATGATTGATGATTTCCTCTTGCGTGTAAGGAGAAGTTAGCATATGGAAAATTGCGGGACCTTGAACCCAATTGAGCTGAGTAGAAAATTCGTTTGTAGAAGTGACAGGTTTGCTTTCCAAGGAAGGCACCGATTTTGGAATATATTGAGTATGTTGTTGGTTCAAGGTTGCGTTTGCCGCGGACGTCCTATTATTGAGTTGATTTTGAGCATTGAGCAATTGCAAACGCGTGTTGTATTCTCTAATTTGCTCCAAAGAAGCCAGCTCTGGGTTTTTCTGTAGAAGAGCTGCAGTTTCCTTGGAGACACGACGAGAAGAAGCATAATAAGAATTTAAATACGGGCCGTTGGCTATTTGGCGTGTATTGGAAGAGGACGAGCTGGAGGGAACGTATTGTCCAGGAACATCAGGGTAGAAACAGTCCATTTTATTGTGTTTCATACAGTTCCCACATATTGGCTTGACACGGT encodes the following:
- the GPI11 gene encoding mannose-ethanolamine phosphotransferase GPI11; its protein translation is MSTKKRPRKTVKKTVSFSDDTTLTTHQNHEKKNIDHDRPPVYVRKTPLMTFPYHLILLLYYYVFISSDYNTVKLLSLLIPAQIGYLIFQFNKCTVYGNKIIKISYSLSLICLGATFLLSFPAMLLTVLFGAPLMDLLWETWLLSLHFAFLAYPAVYSVFNCDFKVGLWKKYFIFIVVGGWISCIVIPLDWDRDWQNWPTPIVIGGYLGALVGYTIGAYI
- the RSC3 gene encoding Rsc3p; its protein translation is MDIRGRKMKKPPACVQCRKRKIGCDRVKPICGNCMKHNKMDCFYPDVPGQYVPSSSSSSNTRQIANGPYLNSYYASSRRVSKETAALLQKNPELASLEQIREYNTRLQLLNAQNQLNNRTSAANATLNQQHTQYIPKSVPSLESKPVTSTNEFSTQLNWVQGPAIFHMLTSPYTQEEIINHEMNFLKGRLLELQDITGKKISGINLDIKQDPSPQDPSPQNQSSLSNQDQEEFLTIKKRKLSEDDTTDGEDKMVANDERKFHLNEFKDLDPQFLDMNKVFNVFNTVVTRDNSENLWLLPKNINKNSIFQIQYLIERDPFLFKFFSEFNTLIEKQFNESLQDSLANHNNAKDNNSISQLLKFPSQSVTQNLINKYLSTVTETSSILPILKPKRLLPIIEQIFPSNAMRKASSNDFETVFQIVCLNNDQLINLGFITLCLLILFESLNSTVLIPLRDDGHLQLFNILFDYLPLLKANLTMLRFEIDKRSMCNMDTLRFISLWKYYQSVITTSSSSSNTIDYDEDMHMACLLSLNHETQNQSHILVWNFIFKNYCWRHLFLGELPLLISEPFTNSTPIIDPLLNNDFELIDFEVNLMKYLQSKDQRLSIDKIVQLIKVIKTKNIEVSQRCLTTSSIINNIMDSLIYRNSMLYLNFYLLLQFETLKSCEKFNEILDDFLELSRETLFFVFSNLANIKFAGHEFTFINKSIAVLQTLVLMLLALYQRSFESSEAVNNEKENYTDQTDSNHSNNDNNKRIKNKNVIHLIINKIAMLLNDYTKNCKKQNRLIENLITKIEIISKYIKKLEESKTLPVTNSNNSTNNGFSNISTDQLIKINHELNKISESLIKTDFYEQRKNNKVFNGGTGTTTTVDDEANLENFGLTKENFSEIFEAIRS